A section of the Telopea speciosissima isolate NSW1024214 ecotype Mountain lineage chromosome 3, Tspe_v1, whole genome shotgun sequence genome encodes:
- the LOC122655562 gene encoding phosphatidylinositol 4-kinase alpha 2, with translation MITFNVVDRDGDHNIVKPQACIFKVGDDCRQDVLALQVISLLEDIFEAVGLNLYLFPYGVLPTGPGRGIIEVVPNTRSRSQMGETTDGGLYEIFQQDYGPVGSDSFEAARDNFIISSAGYAVASLLLQPKDRHNGNLLFDNVGRLVHIDFGFILETSPGNNMRFESAHFKLSHEMTQLLDPSGVMKSETWLHFVSLCVKGYLAARRYMNGILNTVLMMVDSGLPCFSRGDPIGNLRKRFHPEMSEREAANFMIKTCADAYNKWTTAGYDLIQYLQQGIEK, from the exons ATGATCACATTTAATGTGGTGGATAGAGACGGGGATCACAACATCGTAAAACCCCAAGCATGCATCTTCAAG GTTGGAGATGATTGTCGACAAGATGTTCTTGCCCTTCAAGTGATTTCACTCCTCGAAGACATTTTTGAAGCAGTTGGGCTTAACCTTTACCTTTTCCCATATGGAGTTCTTCCTACTGGCCCAGGGAGAGGCATAATTGAG GTTGTACCTAATACACGGAGCAGAAGCCAGATGGGTGAAACCACTGATGGTGGATTGTATGAGATTTTTCAACAAGACTATGGGCCTGTTGGCTCAGACAGTTTTGAAGCTGCCCGTGATAACTTCATAATTAGCAGTGCTGGTTATGCAGTTGCCAGCCTCTTACTTCAACCAAAGGATCGTCATAATGGGAATCTTCTTTTTGACAA TGTTGGCAGGCTTGTACatattgattttggttttatctTGGAAACTTCTCCTGGTAACAATATGCGTTTTGAAAGCGCTCATTTTAAGCTGAGCCACGAGATGACACAGTTGCTTGACCCATCTGGGGTGATGAAAAGTGAAACCTGGCTACACTTTGTAAG CTTGTGTGTGAAAGGGTATCTTGCTGCTCGGCGTTATATGAATGGGATCCTCAATACGGTACTGATGATGGTTGACAGTGGGCTACCTTGCTTCAGCCGAGGCGACCCTATTGGGAATCTACGCAAGAGATTCCATCCTGAGATGAGCGAACGAGAGGCTGCCAATTTCATGATTAAAACCTGCGCTGATGCCTACAACAAGTGGACTACTGCAGGCTATGATTTAATACAGTATTTGCAGCAGGGCATTGAAAAGTAG